The Microbacterium trichothecenolyticum sequence CGTAGAACGCTGAACGCAGATCTGCCGGGACGGTGCCCGAGCGCAGCCGGTCGGCGATCCACACGAGCGCCTCGCCGTCGCGGGAGGGGCCGGCGTCGCCGTTGTCGCGGTAGATCTTCTCGAGCAGTTCGCGGGGGTTCCGGGGCAGGCTCGCGGCGGTCTCGTCGTCGAGCAGGCCGATCGAGTACCCGCTCTCGGTCACTCCCCCCGGCAACACCGTGCGGCTATCGCCGCCCAGGATGCCCATCTCGGCGGCGAACGTCTCGGACCGGGGGCCGAACGTCTGGACGGGGATGCCCGCGCACCGCACCTCGATCCAGTCGTCCGCCCGGTCGAAGGGCACCCACAGGGCCTGCACGTTGCTCTGGAGGAACGACGTCACGTCACCCTCCTCGATGTTGCCGTCGCGCTCGCGACGTGCCACCTCGGCGTCCGCCTCGGTCGTTCCCGACGCCGCGTAGACGGCGTCCGTGCGGATCTCCAGGTACTGGCCGGCGCCGACGACGGGGTCGACGACGTTCCGTGCGGCCGTGGCGGCCGAGCCCAGGACCGCGGCGGCGGCCGGGTCGGCACCGACGGGGGCGCCCAGGGCACCGCCGAAGACGAAGACCCCGGTCAGGGCACAGGTCGCCGCGACGGCCGAGCCGACCCAGATCCACGGGCGGCGCGGACCGCGAGCCGGCGCGGTGGCGGGCGCCTCGATCGCGCGCAGGAGGGCCGCGCGCCCGCGGATCACGTCGTCGGGGTCGCGCGCGGGGACGTCGGCCCGGACGCGGTTCAGCAGCGAGATCTCATCCACGGTGGTGCTCTCTTTCTCGGCGCGGGGCCGGGGTCACGTACGGGGCGATGGCGGTGCGGACCTTCCGCCGCGCGCGGCTGAGGCGCGAGCGGACGGTCCCGAGGGGGATGCCGAGGGCCTCGGCGATCCCGGCGTAGTCGAGCTCGCCGAAGGTGTGCAGGAGCAGCACGTCGC is a genomic window containing:
- a CDS encoding CU044_5270 family protein; this encodes MDEISLLNRVRADVPARDPDDVIRGRAALLRAIEAPATAPARGPRRPWIWVGSAVAATCALTGVFVFGGALGAPVGADPAAAAVLGSAATAARNVVDPVVGAGQYLEIRTDAVYAASGTTEADAEVARRERDGNIEEGDVTSFLQSNVQALWVPFDRADDWIEVRCAGIPVQTFGPRSETFAAEMGILGGDSRTVLPGGVTESGYSIGLLDDETAASLPRNPRELLEKIYRDNGDAGPSRDGEALVWIADRLRSGTVPADLRSAFYETAALIPGVTITEQQATLNGRTGTAIGRDEDKNGFRQDIIIDPETGAFIGERQVLLHPITDMPAGTATGSTSVTTTVVDAAPEGTALCTG